In Rhea pennata isolate bPtePen1 chromosome 13, bPtePen1.pri, whole genome shotgun sequence, the DNA window GGGACCAGAGTGTGCTGCCTACTAGCTGctattccctttcctttcagttCCTTggatttgtttccttctcttagCTAACACAGTAGGTACCCAGACACATTTAAAAACTAGCGCTCTACATACCTGACCACTAGTTTGGGCTGCCTTGCTACTTTGACTGTCTGTTGGCTCCTAAACAGCTGAAATACCAGCTAAAATTGCAGAGAGCTTGCTGTTGaaatttcttattatttctaaTACAAGTAATTGAAACTAACTTCAATCGATTAACTTCTCCCTTAAAATTAAGTTCTGATTGCCAGATACCCTCTAACAATGTGGGTGGATTTTCTGTCCCAGCTGCCAGACTTCAAGAGCTTTACAAGTAAGTACAATGCTGTAAGCGTTGCACGAAAAATTGAATGCCTGTAATTACGACCAGCACAGATCCGCAAACTTGACCCACAGGAAAACCACCACGTATTTCTGGGAGAGCTTCGCTTCCAGAGCTAGACTGAGCGTTGCTGTTTGGTGCTGCCAGAGCAAACTGAACAGCTGCGGTCAGGGGCAAGCGTGGGTTTCGAGGAGCCCGGGGCAGGAGTCTGGAGAGCGCGATCCTCCAGCTAAGGACCTGGCCCCTAACGAACACGCCGGCGCTTCCCTGCGGTACCGTCGCGGGTGGCACTGCGATCGGCGCAGTGCAAGCACCCGGTCAGCAGCGCCGGCCGGGAGCCGAGAAGGAAGGCTCTCAGGACGCTTCCGAGGGGCTCCCAGCACGGCCCAggcgcggggacggcggcggcccCGTCCGGCAGCCCtcgccgggcagcgcggcctTACCGACTCGGCGAGCAGGAGCTGGCCCTTGCGGGAGCGGAGCAGCTCGGCGGGCGGCAGGAGCGCGCGCaccccgggcggcgcggcggcggcccccgcgggctCGGGCTGCTCCATGgcccggggctcggcggcggcgcttCCCGCTTGCGCTCgcctcttcccccctcctttgAGGGAGGGAAGCGGAAATCCTGACACTGCGGAAACGTGAAAAAAACTTTCAGCATCCCCaaacctggggggggggggggggggacggctCCAAGgggctgcccgcccgcccgccccgtgCGCGCCTCGCGGCGCCCCCTCCGCTCCGTGacgggcgcgcggcgcggcgcggcgcgggccggtAACGGTcgccggggcgcgcgcggcgcggtgGGCGCCGCCGCTTGGGCAGCGCCTCGCGCAgcgcccccctcccctcagggcgcggccggcccgcccgccgcgcgccccccgaGGCGGCGGTGGCCGCGGCGCTCGGGCCGCCCTGCCGCCCCTCAGCGCCCGCCTGCGCCGGGCGGCCGTGGGGGGCTCTCGGCGCCACTCCGGACCGAAAATCAGCAGGTCTCAGCAACGAAACGCGTGGCGTGAGGTGCCGACCAGCCAGGAGGCCGATCTACGGAATGGGGAGCAAAAGTAAAGGTGAAAAAACCCTACTCCCAAAGATGCTTGCTGGCCTATCAAAACAAGCAATCTTTACTTTAAGAGTATTTAACAGATAATGTCAAGTAATGCACTTAGGCCCATttgcactttcatttttattataggAAGAAGGCAattataaaattacattttcatctgtgaaaaaaaataagtttagaaAAGCACAGGGCACAGATGCTTAAACCACTGGAACtgcaacactgaaaatacatactTAAGTGTAAGAATTATTAATACTAATGAACAATACTtgtgaaaatgtagaaaaatacacaggaaattCCAACACACGAacacattaaaatacaaattctttaGAAGAACACAGTAACAGGAATGTTTGACTGAGAAATTATTCTCTAGCTAAAATGGTAGCTCTCATCTGGTAGGGTAATTCCTTCCTCTGGGTCCACTGAGGCTGATCTTCCGGAAAAGAACAACTGCATCCACAATGCACAGAACGAGCAATACAAGGCCAAACACCTACAAGTAATAAAAGTAATGTTAGTTTCCTCATATGAGcctcttgttattttttttctctctttcactaGAGTGACTCATCCGCTGTTTCTCAAAGAAGCAATGATTGCATCTCCCCAAACTTGTTCTGGCCTTCTAACTATATGTATGATTTGAGACAACTGATAAATTCACTAACATCCATATTTAACTCCCATGAACCTTTCATAtaagtgattttcttttgatgtGATAGCAATAATCTACACCCTGGTTTTGTTTGATGTTTGTCTGAAGAGTTGGGAATGCTGTGACTTCCCTGAATGCCAAGCTAGTGCTGCACTGTACTTGACAATGcttttatcaaaatgaaaattctgtttgtttaaGGGCTGCTCTACTTAATAGTTTTGGCCAAGAGTCAAATCAACATTTGTAGAAACAGCCCTAGAAGCAAAAAAAGCACTGCCTCTCCTCAGAAGTTCTAAATTAGAAACATAATTGAAACTGAAGAagacatatataaatattttaaaaatgcagagctTCAGGCAGGCAACTGGAAAAAGGAGGTGTTTGTAAATCTCTCAGGATTCACTGCAGAGTTGATGTTCTTAGCTCTTGTCCTTTAGCGTTCTCCCCCATgcatacaattttttttttcaattcaagcatgttgatattttaaattgaattatCTGATCTGGTGAGAAATGCGAAGGTAAgcttttttcaggaaagagCAGTTCAAGACAGTCTGTGCCCTAAGAACACATGCCTGAGGGCAATTCTGTCGCTCCCAACATTAAAGATGTTGAACATTTTGCCCAAACTTGTTTTTTTAGGCTACCTGTTAGTCCCGTCTTCAATTTAATTTCTATGAATTTCactactgaaaatataaattatgttCACTACTGGGAATACAAATTATGTTCTAGCATAGTCAGTCACTTTATCACAAAGTCTCCTCTTTGCTTAAGTTATCAGTTACCAGTACATGACAATAATTTTGCACCTCTCTGGCTCTTAAGCTGACTCGGAAAAATTCATGCAAGTCATGCAgcaagttcctttttttttttttttttttttcctgttgtcacATTTTAGGTTATCTTGTATTTCGGGAACAAAATAGTTTCAAAACTGAGTTTTTAGTCTCTTACTGGTTGCTAATGCTAATTGTGTTGGTTTTCCTTCTAATTAAAAATCCAAGTTGCTTAAACTAGTAAACTAGTTTGATCTTAAATgcacaaaaatctttttattcatAGTATGAAAAGACTTCAACTGCTTTAATTTCTCAGTAGatgtcagaaaaaataatatacaaatcATAAGGAAAATATTAGCATGCCTGTTAAAAAGTTTTAACtctgtttaataaaatattaggCATTTCTTATCAAATACTGGCATCAAACTGGATATTCCTGAAAGTACTATGGATTATCCTATCTAGAATTTCAAGTTATGCAAGTAAATGCAggtagatttatttttaataggtttCACCAGTAGTATTGATTAGGTAAGTCCTAAATCTATTACTATGTTTACATTACTAGTTGTTTGAGGATAATCATGtgaaaaatggaggaaaacGCAATTTCTTAATAATAACTAGGTCTATTACTGGATTTAGTGAGATAAACTAATTGCTGACTGACCTTCCTTTGTTTGTGACTTCTGATTTTATGCTTCCGTGCAGGGTTATTTTCATGGTCTGGTCAAAATGCAGGTATACCAAAAGATTCAAATCATGCCTATTAATGAATTTATTAAATTCTTAAAGTAATTATCCTACTTACTCCCCCAACCAGCGTCCCATAGTTTGTCTTGATTATTATCGCAAACAGGCACACAACTAGGAGAAACACAGCTGCAATCACCGAGTTGAAAATATCCTGAAAAAGCCAGtggaagcaaaatatttattctgtaatACATGCACGAAGAAGAATATGACTAACTCCTAATGTAGCACAAGCCACTAAAATATAGTTGTATTACTATGAAGATAGGATTAAACTAATACCCAGTTATGATCTATAGTGATACTCAGTGGTctgatattaaaaatagcattgaTAGTATCCTCATTTTgcttaacttcatttttttttctagcagttAAATTTGTGTAGTCTGGGTGTAACATGACAGATTAAAACAGTAAGTAAATTAATACAGAAAGTAAGAGAACTCATtaatactgaaatacaaatgTATGTTTAATTTGTGATGGGGAAATACAATATAATagataaaagcaaattaaatttattaGAGGATGGACTGTTAATTGTGATaaacatattatttaaaatgttatgcaAATGAACGTTATCTCTGTCAGGCAAAACTTGtatcaaaaatgaaatactactTTGGTTTTATATTTATAGAAACAATGATTGAACTGACTGAAAATAACCTCTGTGAACCTGCTTTCATGCATGTTTCCATGCACAAATCACAAAATGcgtaaaatacatttcattttagaCAAGGCAAACCAATACTTACAGCTAAAGGCCAAAAGAGccatttcatctttttatctAGTTTTAGTaaatacagtagaaaaaataacaaagtgaTGATAACTTCCATGATTGCAAGTGCTGTATATGCTTCATGGGATCTTGAGACAACAAAGCAGATGAACGTTGCAAAAGCCACAAgctgaaggaataaaaagaatatttactaATATTAACCGTATCTCATAGTCAGGCATACTTAACAGTCCCACATTAGTGTACAGCGTGTGACAAAATGGAGTTGGCAGCAGGCAGACCCCTGGCCTCTGCCTACTCGAGCAGGCAGCACATCTGCACCTCACAGGCACTTCAGAACTTCTTGTCTGTTGGTTCAAGCACTGATCAAGCTGCAGCAATATCCTCTTAGCAGGCGATCAGTGCTAACCTGGGAACCGTAGGAGTGTCCTGGATGCAGATGCCTGGAACCACCAGATCCACGTGTGGGACCTAAGGTGAGAAGCAACTCCCCGAGAGGTCTACTAGAAAACACAGCATTCACTT includes these proteins:
- the LOC134145999 gene encoding chemokine-like factor, with the translated sequence MGTVDSAYPRSPRGAIKIARLLVAFATFICFVVSRSHEAYTALAIMEVIITLLFFLLYLLKLDKKMKWLFWPLADIFNSVIAAVFLLVVCLFAIIIKTNYGTLVGGVFGLVLLVLCIVDAVVLFRKISLSGPRGRNYPTR